Proteins encoded in a region of the Balneola sp. genome:
- a CDS encoding tail fiber domain-containing protein — MKRLIFVSLFLFISATEILAQTAPTLNIQGVLRDDQNMAVSDGTYQLTFKLYEDQTGGAEIWEEDQSLTITNGVYSALLGDATDLSGIGFNSQYYLGIAVDGGLELGPRIPLSLSPYSMAVVGSENVFPSTGAVGIGTTSPDSEAKLQIEGGDLVISNGEFHLSASNIKLDDNWISGDGDDEGIFVNANGEVGIGTTNIEEDFQVNGMSLFEGATRFDKPSIQSGGNTFDYDIWIQGGADTLGGDSRNLAILGDETTDQLHLNYAGEYKGGVEIGGKTHAVDGFIATRVPTHNSGSRLGIGSHGGEGGNDNVQPGYKFVDDNDTGLFSHSDGVINFFNNGYETIWIDRFGIKCGQGLGSCGLENQFSDRRIKTDIRPYSSFEALENILKLSPKTYRFRFLDAAPVSHGLIAQEVEKVLPHAVTDSGKNKTLSDGTVIENVKELDFDAITLELVLAIKQLNEKVDALAKENEELKSQLANIKEKETSSPENKTDR, encoded by the coding sequence ATGAAACGTTTAATCTTTGTTTCCCTTTTCCTATTTATTTCTGCAACAGAAATTCTGGCCCAAACGGCACCTACTCTCAATATTCAGGGAGTACTTAGAGACGACCAAAATATGGCCGTTTCGGATGGCACCTATCAACTGACTTTTAAATTATATGAAGATCAAACAGGTGGAGCCGAAATTTGGGAAGAAGATCAATCTTTGACCATCACGAATGGAGTATATTCTGCACTTCTTGGGGATGCTACTGATCTCTCTGGTATTGGCTTCAACAGTCAATATTACTTAGGAATTGCTGTTGATGGAGGACTCGAACTAGGCCCCAGAATCCCGCTTTCACTAAGTCCCTATTCTATGGCGGTAGTAGGCAGTGAAAATGTATTCCCTTCAACCGGAGCTGTAGGAATTGGAACTACCTCTCCTGATTCGGAAGCAAAGCTACAGATAGAAGGTGGAGATTTGGTTATTTCCAATGGTGAATTTCATCTATCTGCCAGTAATATCAAACTGGATGACAACTGGATTTCTGGTGACGGTGATGATGAAGGGATTTTTGTGAACGCGAATGGAGAAGTGGGTATTGGAACCACAAATATTGAAGAGGATTTCCAGGTAAATGGAATGTCCCTTTTTGAAGGAGCCACACGATTTGACAAACCGTCTATTCAATCAGGCGGAAACACGTTTGATTATGATATCTGGATTCAAGGAGGTGCGGACACACTTGGCGGGGACTCCAGAAACCTTGCTATTCTTGGAGACGAAACAACCGATCAGCTTCATTTAAACTATGCAGGTGAATATAAAGGAGGGGTTGAAATTGGAGGAAAGACACATGCGGTAGATGGCTTTATTGCTACCAGAGTACCAACTCATAATAGTGGTTCCAGACTTGGTATTGGAAGCCATGGAGGCGAAGGGGGAAATGACAATGTTCAGCCTGGTTATAAATTCGTAGATGACAATGACACTGGGTTATTCTCTCATTCCGATGGGGTAATTAACTTTTTTAATAATGGTTACGAGACAATATGGATTGACCGATTTGGTATAAAATGCGGGCAAGGTCTAGGTTCATGTGGCCTCGAAAACCAATTTAGTGATCGTAGAATCAAGACTGACATACGACCATACTCTTCCTTTGAGGCTTTGGAAAACATTCTGAAATTATCTCCCAAGACGTACCGGTTTAGATTTCTGGACGCCGCGCCCGTTTCTCACGGTTTGATTGCTCAAGAAGTCGAAAAAGTGTTACCTCATGCAGTAACCGATTCCGGTAAAAACAAAACTCTAAGCGATGGAACTGTCATTGAAAATGTAAAAGAGCTGGATTTCGATGCTATAACGTTGGAGTTAGTTCTGGCAATAAAACAACTCAATGAAAAAGTTGATGCACTCGCCAAAGAAAATGAAGAATTAAAAAGCCAACTGGCAAACATAAAAGAGAAAGAAACATCCTCACCGGAAAACAAAACAGATAGGTAG